Proteins co-encoded in one Cupriavidus taiwanensis genomic window:
- a CDS encoding YciI family protein, translated as MTKYLISFPASAMQVPAEDVAAVGEAAREVIREAKAAGVYVFGGGINAAVAPCMVASDGTVTNETYPQTKEFDGGFCVLELPSREDATLWAAKIAKACRCSQELREFGYDPES; from the coding sequence ATGACGAAATACCTGATCTCCTTTCCTGCAAGCGCGATGCAAGTCCCTGCCGAGGACGTTGCCGCCGTCGGTGAAGCCGCACGCGAGGTCATACGCGAGGCGAAGGCTGCAGGCGTGTACGTGTTCGGTGGGGGCATCAATGCGGCTGTCGCACCATGCATGGTTGCCTCGGACGGCACGGTCACAAACGAAACCTATCCCCAGACGAAGGAGTTCGACGGCGGCTTCTGCGTGCTGGAACTCCCGTCGCGCGAAGACGCCACCCTGTGGGCGGCAAAGATCGCCAAAGCTTGCCGCTGCTCGCAGGAGCTCCGCGAGTTTGGATATGACCCTGAGAGCTGA
- the wrbA gene encoding NAD(P)H:quinone oxidoreductase → MRKPKVLIVFYSRNSSTEVLAKAVAEGALEAGAEVRMRRAREVVGPDVMRQAPGWLENATEMNAKYDAPTEADAEWADAIVFGTPTRFGTISTELKAFIDGLGGLWFAGKLNGKVGSVFGSTSSRHGGNEATLLAAYTPMAHLGLIIVPLGYADAAMFKAGTPYGATHVSHRDTVKPDDDHLDVARYQGRRVTTVARALRVQPEPVAA, encoded by the coding sequence ATGCGCAAGCCAAAGGTACTGATCGTTTTCTATTCACGGAACAGCTCCACCGAGGTGCTGGCCAAGGCTGTCGCCGAAGGGGCGCTCGAGGCTGGCGCTGAGGTCCGCATGCGGCGGGCGCGGGAGGTGGTTGGCCCCGACGTCATGCGGCAGGCGCCGGGCTGGCTCGAGAACGCCACCGAGATGAATGCGAAATACGATGCGCCGACCGAAGCGGATGCCGAATGGGCCGACGCCATCGTGTTCGGCACGCCGACGCGGTTCGGCACCATTTCGACCGAACTGAAGGCCTTTATCGACGGACTTGGCGGCCTCTGGTTCGCGGGCAAGCTGAACGGCAAGGTGGGGTCCGTGTTCGGCTCGACGTCCTCGCGCCACGGCGGTAATGAAGCCACGCTGCTGGCGGCCTACACCCCCATGGCGCACCTGGGGCTGATCATCGTGCCGCTGGGCTACGCCGACGCCGCGATGTTCAAGGCCGGCACCCCGTACGGCGCAACGCATGTCTCGCACCGCGACACCGTCAAGCCCGACGACGACCACCTCGACGTTGCGCGGTACCAGGGCCGCCGGGTGACGACCGTCGCCCGTGCTCTGCGCGTTCAGCCGGAGCCGGTGGCGGCCTGA
- a CDS encoding amidase: MNRQPADSFPHPAGLRDALEALASRQITAKGLIEEAIRRAQACKQALNAFAAIDAERALQAAAESDRRYGEGSQRPLEGLPITIKDLIDTQGIETRYGSAACRGNVPAADADIVKALTACGAIVIGKTTTHEFAWGVTTASPSFGDTLNPLDHARIPGGSSGGAAAAIAHGAVLAGAGTDTGGSVRIPAALCGVVGFKPTLGMLSTRGVFPLAPTCDHVGLLGARVDDVRMLADAVGVAAPPVDARPRARLGIVRHIAPVPRSEEVASAFDAAVERMAQRYACEDLSGSRSDAMFATVFDAFAAIVLIEGGIEHLRRHDWERIATQYNPETVDRLRRAQAMDLRAYATAQQARRDFTARLHGAMSTLDFLVLPTCPCTAPPRDAGTVDIGAWTGTVREALMTYTAPFNLAGFPAISIPLPSRHGGLPAALQIVARPGGDGALLQVAQQVESMLAPASVAQDSPGHTTTRRPE; this comes from the coding sequence ATGAACCGCCAGCCCGCCGACAGCTTCCCGCACCCCGCTGGCCTGCGCGACGCCCTCGAGGCCCTGGCCAGCCGGCAGATCACCGCGAAAGGCCTGATCGAAGAGGCTATCCGCCGTGCGCAAGCCTGCAAGCAAGCGCTCAATGCGTTCGCCGCCATTGACGCGGAACGCGCCTTGCAGGCCGCGGCGGAAAGCGACCGCCGCTACGGCGAAGGCAGCCAGCGTCCGCTGGAGGGTCTGCCGATCACGATCAAGGACCTGATTGACACCCAGGGCATCGAAACAAGGTACGGATCGGCGGCGTGCCGCGGCAATGTTCCGGCTGCCGATGCCGACATCGTGAAGGCATTGACGGCATGCGGCGCCATCGTCATTGGTAAGACCACCACCCACGAATTTGCATGGGGCGTGACGACCGCCAGCCCAAGCTTCGGCGACACCCTGAATCCCCTCGACCATGCCCGCATTCCCGGCGGCTCCAGCGGTGGCGCCGCGGCGGCGATCGCGCATGGCGCGGTCCTGGCGGGCGCAGGCACCGACACCGGCGGCTCGGTCAGGATTCCGGCCGCGCTCTGTGGTGTCGTGGGCTTCAAGCCGACGCTGGGCATGCTTTCCACGCGCGGCGTGTTTCCCCTGGCGCCCACCTGCGACCATGTCGGCCTGCTGGGGGCACGGGTCGATGACGTGCGGATGCTCGCCGATGCAGTCGGCGTAGCGGCGCCTCCAGTGGATGCCAGGCCTCGCGCCCGGCTTGGCATTGTCAGGCACATCGCGCCGGTGCCGCGGAGCGAGGAAGTTGCGAGTGCTTTCGATGCGGCGGTGGAGCGAATGGCACAGCGCTATGCCTGCGAGGACCTGAGCGGGAGCCGGTCAGATGCCATGTTCGCCACCGTGTTCGATGCCTTCGCGGCCATCGTCCTTATCGAAGGCGGCATCGAGCATCTGCGCCGCCACGACTGGGAACGCATCGCCACGCAATACAACCCGGAGACAGTCGACCGGCTGCGGCGCGCGCAGGCCATGGACCTGCGCGCTTATGCGACGGCCCAGCAGGCGAGGCGGGACTTCACCGCCCGGCTGCATGGCGCGATGTCGACCCTCGACTTTCTCGTGCTGCCGACCTGCCCTTGCACCGCCCCACCCCGCGATGCTGGCACGGTCGACATCGGCGCCTGGACCGGCACCGTCCGCGAGGCCCTGATGACCTACACCGCCCCGTTCAACCTCGCGGGGTTTCCCGCCATCTCGATTCCCCTGCCGTCCCGCCACGGCGGCCTGCCGGCGGCATTGCAGATTGTCGCCAGGCCCGGCGGCGACGGCGCGCTGCTGCAGGTCGCGCAGCAGGTGGAATCCATGCTGGCGCCTGCCTCGGTTGCCCAGGATTCGCCTGGCCACACCACCACAAGGAGACCAGAATGA
- a CDS encoding glutathione S-transferase family protein, with amino-acid sequence MPNVFMSKLAASARGAIADSARITIVGNDANPRFELFHAASSLCSQKVRTVLFEKQLPYRSNDMLILSAMGPDGVIPAEHYHPPYVRLRLMAGREIGRDFVSGYSGRPAVDTDGFDPCAVPLLVDYEASRVIADSRRICCYLDAVSRAPVQLMPDEEGARAAVVRQMQIVDQMPNGAMLYGAHPDADRRPDALKTVMETVYDHKIAAIEDMLDGNAEDAELVTAYLAKLAKERGGRAVRRDAAFQRAARQHAAAALQELERTLLASPSPYVAGHAFSLGDVLWGVNLVRLSYLGLAPMWDDLPHVGRYINLLAKRPSLCREAVRATIDSLPPSPHMDALGARAEAAPA; translated from the coding sequence ATGCCCAATGTTTTCATGAGCAAGCTGGCGGCCAGTGCCCGCGGTGCCATCGCCGATTCCGCGCGGATCACCATCGTGGGAAACGATGCAAACCCGCGCTTCGAGCTGTTCCATGCGGCCAGTTCCCTGTGTTCCCAGAAGGTCCGCACAGTGCTGTTCGAGAAGCAGTTGCCATACCGGTCGAACGACATGCTGATCCTGAGCGCGATGGGTCCGGACGGCGTTATTCCGGCGGAGCACTATCACCCGCCCTATGTCCGCCTGCGGCTGATGGCCGGACGGGAAATCGGGCGCGACTTCGTCAGCGGCTATAGCGGGCGCCCTGCCGTGGACACCGACGGTTTCGATCCCTGCGCCGTGCCGTTGCTCGTCGACTACGAAGCCTCGCGCGTGATCGCGGATTCGCGGCGGATCTGCTGCTATCTGGACGCGGTCTCCCGCGCACCGGTCCAGCTCATGCCCGACGAAGAGGGGGCGCGTGCCGCGGTGGTGCGCCAAATGCAGATCGTTGACCAGATGCCGAACGGCGCCATGCTCTACGGCGCGCACCCCGATGCCGACCGGCGGCCGGACGCCCTCAAGACGGTCATGGAAACCGTGTACGACCACAAGATCGCAGCGATCGAGGACATGCTCGACGGCAATGCCGAAGACGCCGAACTCGTTACAGCCTATCTTGCCAAGCTCGCCAAGGAGCGAGGCGGGCGGGCGGTCCGCCGCGATGCCGCATTCCAGCGCGCGGCCCGCCAACACGCCGCAGCCGCGTTGCAGGAGCTGGAGCGCACCCTGCTGGCCTCGCCATCTCCATATGTTGCGGGACATGCGTTCTCTCTGGGGGACGTGCTGTGGGGCGTCAACCTGGTGCGGCTGTCGTATCTGGGGCTGGCGCCGATGTGGGACGACCTGCCCCACGTTGGCCGCTATATCAACCTGCTGGCCAAGCGACCCTCGCTTTGCAGGGAGGCGGTCCGCGCCACGATCGACTCGCTCCCGCCATCGCCACACATGGATGCCCTTGGCGCCCGCGCGGAGGCGGCGCCGGCCTGA
- a CDS encoding glycosyltransferase — translation MRIAMALSLLSLAIWGVLLFGRAGFWRVRRPPAGPAPATWPEVVAIIPARDEAGVIGSAVAAVLGQRYPGRLALVVVDDHSADGTADIARAAAATTARPRALTVIGARELPAGWSGKVWAQSEGLAAADRIAPQARYVWLTDADIRHGPGVLAGLVARAEAERRDLVSLMVRLRCASAWERLIVPAFVFFFAKLYPFARVRDPRSRVAAAAGGCMLARRAALARIGGFATIRGELIDDCSLAARIKPGGAISLELADDSVSLRPYDDWRSLWDMIARSAYTQLRHSPLWLAGAVAGMVLTYLVPPVLALGWRLWPAWLAWAAMALAYLPMLREYRQPWWLAPLLPVTALFYLGATIDSARRYRLRRGGQWKGRSQAPMRP, via the coding sequence ATGCGCATTGCCATGGCGCTGTCACTGCTGTCGCTCGCGATCTGGGGCGTGCTGCTGTTCGGGCGCGCCGGATTCTGGCGCGTGCGCAGGCCACCGGCCGGGCCGGCGCCGGCGACCTGGCCCGAGGTGGTCGCCATCATCCCCGCCCGTGACGAGGCCGGGGTCATCGGCAGCGCGGTCGCCGCGGTGCTCGGCCAGCGCTACCCCGGCCGGCTGGCGCTGGTGGTGGTGGATGACCACAGCGCCGACGGCACCGCCGATATCGCCCGCGCCGCCGCGGCCACCACCGCGCGCCCGCGGGCCCTCACCGTCATCGGCGCACGCGAACTGCCGGCCGGATGGAGCGGCAAGGTCTGGGCGCAGTCCGAAGGCCTGGCCGCCGCCGACCGCATCGCGCCGCAGGCGCGCTATGTCTGGCTGACCGATGCCGACATCCGCCACGGACCGGGCGTGCTGGCCGGCCTGGTGGCGCGCGCCGAGGCGGAACGGCGCGACCTGGTCTCGCTGATGGTGCGGCTGCGCTGTGCGTCGGCATGGGAACGGCTGATCGTGCCGGCCTTCGTCTTTTTTTTCGCCAAGCTCTACCCCTTCGCCCGCGTGCGCGATCCGCGCAGCCGCGTTGCCGCCGCGGCCGGCGGCTGCATGCTGGCGCGCCGCGCGGCGCTGGCGCGCATCGGCGGCTTCGCCACGATCCGCGGCGAGCTGATCGACGACTGCAGCCTGGCCGCGCGCATCAAGCCCGGCGGCGCCATATCGCTGGAGCTGGCGGACGACAGCGTGTCGCTGCGGCCCTACGACGACTGGCGCAGCCTGTGGGACATGATCGCGCGCAGCGCCTACACGCAACTGCGCCATTCCCCGCTGTGGCTGGCGGGCGCGGTCGCGGGCATGGTGCTGACCTACCTGGTGCCGCCGGTGCTGGCGCTCGGCTGGCGGCTGTGGCCGGCATGGCTGGCCTGGGCCGCGATGGCGCTGGCCTACCTGCCGATGCTGCGCGAATACCGGCAGCCGTGGTGGCTGGCGCCGCTGCTGCCGGTGACGGCACTGTTCTACCTGGGGGCGACCATCGACTCGGCACGGCGCTACCGCTTGCGTCGCGGCGGGCAATGGAAGGGCCGGAGCCAGGCGCCGATGCGCCCCTGA
- a CDS encoding ring-cleaving dioxygenase, with the protein MTILKGFHHLTVGVRHAQEDVDFYVKLLGQSLVKKTVLLDGEDPIYHLYYGNANGDPGTLVTSFPFRQRGVMARQGSGQVRIINYSVPVGSLEFWRRRFDAMAVPYDREIVERFGERRQRFQHPCGIEFDLVESDLDARPACLASDIPEAHAIRGVHSITLSLRDVAESIRFMNEVIGFRSVGQAGSYYRFETYTGGPGMIVEFLHEPDRLQGSSTYGEGTIHHVAFAVDNVEQQAILKEKLFALGYIDTSESVHRNYFRSMYFKMPGGVMFEAATTDIGFAIDEDPGHLGEAFHLPPWLVDRKDELLGRLEPISA; encoded by the coding sequence ATGACCATACTCAAGGGATTTCATCACCTGACCGTCGGCGTGCGCCACGCGCAGGAAGATGTGGACTTCTATGTCAAGCTGCTCGGACAGAGCCTCGTGAAGAAGACCGTGCTGCTCGATGGCGAGGATCCCATCTACCACCTGTACTACGGCAACGCGAACGGCGATCCAGGCACGCTGGTGACGTCGTTTCCGTTTCGCCAGCGAGGCGTCATGGCGCGCCAGGGGTCGGGCCAGGTGAGAATCATCAACTACTCGGTGCCTGTGGGCTCGCTGGAATTCTGGCGCCGCCGCTTCGATGCCATGGCGGTGCCGTACGACCGCGAGATCGTCGAGCGTTTCGGCGAGCGTCGACAGCGGTTCCAGCATCCATGCGGCATCGAGTTTGACCTCGTCGAATCGGACCTCGACGCGCGTCCGGCGTGCCTCGCCAGCGATATTCCCGAGGCCCATGCCATCCGCGGCGTCCATAGCATCACGCTGTCGCTGCGCGATGTCGCCGAATCGATCCGCTTCATGAACGAAGTGATTGGCTTCCGCAGCGTGGGACAGGCCGGATCCTACTACCGCTTCGAGACCTACACCGGCGGCCCGGGCATGATCGTCGAGTTCCTGCATGAGCCGGACCGCCTCCAGGGGTCGTCGACCTACGGCGAAGGCACGATCCATCATGTGGCCTTCGCCGTGGACAACGTCGAGCAGCAGGCGATCCTGAAGGAAAAGCTGTTCGCGCTGGGCTACATCGATACCTCCGAATCGGTGCACCGCAATTACTTCCGCTCGATGTACTTCAAGATGCCGGGCGGCGTGATGTTCGAAGCGGCCACCACCGACATCGGCTTCGCCATTGATGAAGACCCCGGCCATCTCGGCGAAGCGTTCCACCTCCCGCCCTGGCTGGTGGACCGCAAGGATGAACTGCTGGGCCGGCTCGAGCCCATTTCAGCATGA
- a CDS encoding DUF808 domain-containing protein has translation MAGSSLLVLIDDIATILDDVAVMSKMAAKKTAGVLGDDLALNAQQVSGVKAERELPVVWAVALGSIRNKVILVPAALAISAWAPWAVVPLLMVGGAFLCYEGFEKLAHRFLHSKSEDAVHHAREVQAVSDPAVDMVAFEKEKIKGAVRTDFILSAEIIVISLGTVANAPFGQRLAVLCAIAVIMTAGVYGLVAGIVKLDDAGLYLSQRASAGLRWLGQGLLRLAPLLMKTLSVAGTAAMFLVGGGILMHGIPAMHHLTEAAALGAASVPAIGGVLAVLAPVLLDGIAGIVAGGLVLAAVSMVKAGVRAVRPSAR, from the coding sequence ATGGCCGGCTCAAGCTTGCTGGTATTGATCGACGACATCGCCACCATCCTGGACGATGTCGCCGTGATGAGCAAAATGGCGGCCAAGAAGACCGCTGGCGTGCTGGGCGATGACCTGGCGCTGAACGCGCAGCAGGTCAGCGGCGTGAAGGCGGAGCGCGAGTTGCCGGTGGTATGGGCGGTCGCGCTGGGGTCGATTCGCAACAAGGTGATCCTGGTGCCGGCGGCGCTGGCGATCAGCGCCTGGGCCCCGTGGGCCGTGGTGCCGTTGCTGATGGTCGGCGGCGCGTTTCTTTGCTACGAAGGCTTTGAAAAACTGGCGCACCGGTTCCTGCACAGCAAGTCCGAGGACGCCGTGCACCACGCTCGCGAAGTCCAGGCCGTGTCGGACCCGGCCGTCGACATGGTGGCGTTCGAGAAAGAGAAGATCAAGGGCGCGGTCCGCACCGACTTCATCCTCTCGGCGGAGATCATCGTGATCTCGCTGGGCACCGTCGCCAACGCGCCCTTCGGCCAGCGACTCGCGGTCCTGTGCGCGATCGCGGTCATCATGACGGCCGGCGTCTATGGCCTGGTGGCGGGCATCGTAAAGCTCGATGACGCCGGACTGTATCTGAGCCAGCGGGCCTCGGCCGGGCTTCGGTGGCTGGGGCAAGGCTTGCTTCGGCTGGCACCGTTGCTGATGAAAACCTTGTCCGTTGCCGGCACCGCGGCAATGTTCCTGGTGGGTGGCGGCATCCTGATGCATGGCATCCCGGCCATGCACCACCTGACCGAAGCCGCGGCACTGGGCGCGGCTTCGGTGCCGGCAATCGGCGGCGTGCTGGCGGTGCTCGCGCCGGTGTTGCTGGACGGCATTGCCGGCATCGTCGCCGGCGGGCTGGTGCTGGCGGCGGTGAGCATGGTGAAGGCCGGGGTGCGGGCGGTGCGGCCTTCGGCGCGCTAG
- a CDS encoding LysR substrate-binding domain-containing protein translates to MLDLKDVYYFVQVVDRGGFTAAGEALRLPKSTLSHRVKELEGSLGVRLINRTSRHFAVTEVGHEFYQYAMALMRSADLAEEAMRQRLAEPSGVIRVTTATDIAQFALRHVLPTFLSDHPKVRIQETATDRIVDIVGEGFDLAIRGHVGQLQDSNLVQHPLARTPWYLFAGPDYLERTSVPAQPEELASHAIIAMAGKSASQWQLLGPDKRVATVPFEPRFLSNSLISLKEAACANVGVAALPVYACQAELKAGSLRQILPEWIAADARITALIPYRTGLLPAVRTMVDYLAVVLPRVTAFDHHYR, encoded by the coding sequence ATGCTCGACCTGAAGGACGTCTATTACTTCGTACAGGTGGTGGACCGTGGCGGATTCACGGCGGCTGGCGAAGCACTGCGGCTTCCGAAGTCAACGCTGAGTCACCGCGTAAAGGAACTGGAGGGCTCGCTAGGCGTGCGGCTGATCAACCGGACATCGCGCCATTTCGCAGTGACTGAGGTGGGTCACGAGTTCTACCAGTACGCCATGGCGCTGATGCGCAGCGCCGACCTTGCAGAGGAAGCCATGCGTCAGCGCCTGGCGGAGCCAAGCGGCGTCATTCGCGTGACGACGGCAACCGACATCGCCCAGTTCGCGCTGCGCCACGTCTTGCCGACCTTCCTCTCCGACCATCCCAAGGTGAGGATCCAGGAAACTGCCACGGACAGGATCGTGGACATCGTCGGAGAAGGCTTCGACCTGGCGATCCGGGGCCATGTCGGGCAACTGCAGGACTCCAATCTGGTCCAGCATCCGCTGGCGAGGACGCCGTGGTATCTGTTCGCGGGCCCCGACTATCTGGAACGGACCTCGGTGCCGGCGCAGCCCGAGGAGCTTGCGTCTCACGCCATCATCGCCATGGCGGGCAAGAGCGCGTCGCAATGGCAACTGCTGGGACCGGACAAGCGCGTGGCGACAGTGCCGTTCGAACCGCGATTCCTCAGCAATAGCCTGATCTCGCTGAAAGAGGCGGCGTGCGCCAACGTTGGCGTCGCCGCGCTGCCGGTGTACGCGTGCCAGGCGGAGCTGAAGGCCGGCTCGCTCAGGCAGATCTTGCCGGAATGGATTGCGGCGGACGCTCGTATCACTGCCCTCATCCCCTATCGCACTGGCTTGCTTCCAGCGGTCCGCACGATGGTGGACTATCTCGCCGTGGTGCTGCCGAGGGTGACGGCGTTCGACCACCACTACAGATAG
- a CDS encoding amino acid permease gives MSASAEHLQRGLGERHIRLMALGSAIGVGLFLGAGNAIKMAGPAIMLAYLIGGAVIFLIMRALGEMAVHNPVAGSFCRYAQDHMGPLAGYLTGWNYWFLWLVTCVAEITAVAIYMGMWFPDVPRWIWALAALAAMGSVNLMAVKAYGEFEFWFAMIKIVTIVLMLIGGGAMIVFGFGNGGVATGISNLWAHGGFMPNGASGVLMSLQMVMFAYLGVEMIGLTAGEARNPKKSIPEAINSVFWRILIFYVGALFVILALYPWNEIGAQGSPFVLTFERLGIKTAAGIINFVVLTAALSSCNGGIFSTGRMLYNLSLQGQAPAAFARVDRNGVPRRALLVSIAALLAGVLLNYLVPEKVFVWVTAISTFGAVWTWAIILVTQIQFRRGLAPAARQALAFRMPFWPYGSYIALAFLALVVALMAYFPDTRVALYVGPGWLVLLTVCYYALDMRSRGPVSYRA, from the coding sequence ATGAGTGCAAGCGCAGAACATCTGCAACGCGGCCTGGGCGAACGCCATATCCGGCTGATGGCGCTGGGATCGGCGATCGGCGTGGGCCTGTTCCTGGGCGCCGGCAATGCCATCAAGATGGCCGGGCCCGCCATCATGCTGGCCTACCTGATCGGCGGCGCGGTGATCTTCCTGATCATGCGCGCGCTGGGCGAGATGGCCGTGCATAACCCGGTAGCCGGCTCATTCTGCCGCTACGCGCAGGACCACATGGGCCCGCTGGCGGGCTACCTGACCGGCTGGAACTACTGGTTCCTGTGGCTGGTGACCTGCGTGGCGGAGATCACCGCCGTGGCCATCTACATGGGCATGTGGTTTCCCGACGTGCCGCGCTGGATCTGGGCGCTGGCCGCGCTGGCGGCGATGGGCTCGGTCAACCTGATGGCGGTCAAGGCCTATGGCGAGTTCGAGTTCTGGTTCGCCATGATCAAGATCGTCACCATCGTGCTGATGCTGATCGGTGGCGGCGCGATGATCGTGTTCGGCTTCGGCAACGGCGGCGTCGCCACGGGCATCTCCAATCTGTGGGCGCACGGCGGCTTCATGCCCAACGGCGCCTCGGGCGTGCTGATGTCGCTGCAGATGGTGATGTTCGCCTACCTCGGCGTCGAAATGATCGGCCTGACCGCCGGCGAGGCGCGCAACCCGAAGAAGTCGATCCCGGAGGCGATCAACTCGGTGTTCTGGCGCATCCTGATCTTCTACGTCGGCGCGCTGTTCGTGATCCTGGCGCTGTACCCGTGGAACGAGATCGGCGCGCAGGGCAGCCCGTTCGTGCTGACCTTCGAGCGCCTCGGCATCAAGACCGCTGCCGGCATCATCAATTTCGTGGTGCTGACCGCGGCGCTGTCGTCGTGCAATGGCGGCATCTTCAGCACCGGGCGCATGCTGTACAACCTGTCGCTGCAGGGCCAGGCGCCCGCGGCCTTCGCCCGGGTCGACCGCAACGGCGTGCCGCGCCGCGCGTTGCTGGTGTCGATCGCCGCGCTGCTGGCCGGCGTGCTGCTCAACTACCTGGTGCCGGAAAAGGTCTTCGTCTGGGTGACCGCGATCTCCACTTTCGGCGCGGTCTGGACCTGGGCCATCATCCTGGTCACGCAGATCCAGTTCCGCCGCGGCCTGGCCCCGGCTGCGCGCCAGGCGCTGGCGTTCCGCATGCCGTTCTGGCCGTATGGCTCGTATATCGCGCTGGCGTTCCTGGCGCTGGTGGTGGCGCTGATGGCTTATTTCCCCGATACGCGCGTGGCGCTGTACGTGGGCCCGGGCTGGCTGGTGCTGCTGACGGTGTGCTACTACGCGCTCGACATGCGCTCGCGCGGGCCGGTCAGCTACCGCGCCTGA
- a CDS encoding tryptophan 2,3-dioxygenase, which translates to MNDTVKSASLAPADAPAGRTPYSDWLQTDLLHSLQHPVSDHPGEYAWIVSAQVSELYWMLIIREIQAAQAQLRADDLAGACRTLRRVVAHHEPLNATWRSIAWMTPVDLLAILSCVGPRYGKDTALQGWTFRQMVYLLGIKQGEHLQHFLPQPQRWQQLSTALAQPSLYDDVLAHLARQGFAVPVTALERDFSVPYTPDPAVEKVWREVYAVPDRHRELQQLGETLADIAEGFCAWKHLHLMATRRTFGARPAYFGTEGIAWLLPTMNEIPFPELWSARGLIGDAPAVCPHGSRQQHAPENGTT; encoded by the coding sequence ATGAACGATACCGTCAAGTCCGCATCGCTGGCGCCGGCGGATGCGCCCGCCGGACGTACGCCATACAGCGACTGGTTGCAGACCGACCTGCTCCACTCGCTGCAGCACCCCGTCAGCGACCATCCCGGCGAGTACGCCTGGATCGTATCGGCGCAGGTGTCCGAGCTCTACTGGATGCTGATCATCCGCGAGATCCAGGCCGCGCAGGCGCAACTGCGCGCCGACGACCTGGCCGGGGCCTGCCGCACGCTGCGGCGTGTCGTTGCCCACCACGAGCCGCTCAATGCCACCTGGCGCTCCATCGCCTGGATGACGCCCGTCGACCTGCTGGCCATCCTGTCATGCGTTGGGCCCAGGTACGGCAAGGACACCGCGCTGCAGGGCTGGACGTTCCGCCAGATGGTGTACCTGCTCGGCATCAAGCAGGGCGAGCACCTGCAGCACTTCCTGCCGCAACCCCAGCGCTGGCAGCAGCTCAGCACGGCGCTGGCACAGCCAAGCCTGTACGACGACGTGCTTGCCCACCTAGCCCGCCAGGGCTTCGCCGTGCCGGTGACGGCACTCGAGCGGGACTTTAGCGTGCCCTACACGCCGGACCCGGCGGTAGAGAAGGTCTGGCGCGAGGTCTACGCCGTGCCGGACCGGCACCGCGAACTGCAGCAGCTTGGTGAAACGCTGGCCGATATCGCGGAGGGATTCTGCGCATGGAAGCACCTGCACCTGATGGCAACGCGCCGCACCTTCGGCGCCCGGCCGGCGTACTTCGGCACCGAAGGCATTGCCTGGCTGCTGCCCACCATGAACGAGATCCCGTTCCCCGAACTGTGGTCTGCGCGTGGCCTCATCGGCGATGCGCCCGCGGTGTGTCCGCACGGCAGCAGGCAGCAACACGCCCCGGAAAATGGGACAACGTAA
- a CDS encoding ferritin-like domain-containing protein has product MRHWTDPSPGAIRIGSARHLQLFCNMLLQTHNPYKPAVIDWPALAPQALHRVTSLPIWDIAVQTEGRASIRVQTFAATVSDPLLRRALEMDGAEEARHKVVLSKLVEAYGIALAPEPDYPPPRDPEWGWLVTGYSECIDSFFAFGLFAAARRSGFFPAELVETFEPVIQEEGRHILFFVNWAAWYRRNLPWWRRPLFALKVARVWAFLIWERIGIARGIDADGVAQDANFTMNGSAALGEALTPGAMIGLCLAENDRRMAGYDARLLRPDTVPRLARLARRLLK; this is encoded by the coding sequence ATGCGCCACTGGACCGATCCCAGCCCCGGGGCGATACGCATCGGCTCGGCGCGGCACCTGCAGCTGTTCTGCAACATGCTGCTGCAAACCCACAACCCCTACAAGCCCGCCGTCATCGACTGGCCGGCGCTGGCGCCGCAGGCGCTGCATCGCGTCACTTCGCTGCCGATCTGGGATATCGCCGTGCAGACCGAGGGCCGCGCCTCGATCCGGGTCCAGACCTTTGCCGCGACCGTCAGCGACCCGCTGCTGCGCCGCGCACTGGAAATGGACGGCGCCGAAGAGGCGCGCCACAAGGTGGTGCTGTCGAAGCTGGTCGAGGCCTACGGCATCGCGCTGGCGCCTGAGCCGGACTACCCGCCGCCGCGCGATCCCGAGTGGGGCTGGCTGGTCACGGGCTACAGCGAGTGCATCGACAGCTTCTTCGCCTTTGGCCTGTTTGCCGCGGCCCGGCGCTCCGGCTTCTTCCCCGCCGAGCTGGTGGAAACCTTCGAGCCGGTGATCCAGGAAGAAGGCCGGCACATCCTGTTCTTCGTCAACTGGGCCGCGTGGTACCGGCGCAACCTGCCGTGGTGGCGGCGCCCGCTGTTTGCGCTGAAGGTGGCGCGGGTGTGGGCCTTCCTGATCTGGGAGCGCATCGGCATCGCCCGCGGCATCGACGCCGACGGCGTGGCGCAGGATGCCAACTTCACCATGAACGGCTCCGCGGCGCTGGGCGAAGCGCTGACGCCGGGCGCGATGATCGGGCTGTGCCTGGCCGAGAACGACCGGCGCATGGCCGGCTACGACGCCCGCCTGCTGCGCCCCGACACCGTGCCGCGGCTGGCCCGGCTGGCCCGGCGCCTGCTGAAATAG